One Palaemon carinicauda isolate YSFRI2023 chromosome 4, ASM3689809v2, whole genome shotgun sequence DNA segment encodes these proteins:
- the LOC137639261 gene encoding uncharacterized protein has product MIRQRLLENKTLDLQVAYDQAYSLDLAQRNASFYSHMLPHVRHTAAMITLDHAFITDDHVKSGPMSENCEVTAGTQILATTLSMKGKCFFCGGPYHIRAHCPARDSIRNKCGKKGHFAKACLSKSAYGGKSTTATVFDPSQSSVLAANADTSFPQSLYRAATSTTNKGRKMTALDDSCSNDSYIDEDVAWKLKLPIHPTDKDVTLAHTSSPGYVKVDLTLHLNGETYPSTRLAVMKDLCSEVLLGQDFQEQHQKVTIEYCGLKPALNLSDANPYC; this is encoded by the coding sequence atgattcggcaacgtcttctcgaaaataaaactctagacttACAGGTGGCGtatgaccaggcttactctttagacctaGCCCAACGTAATGCTAGTTTTTACAGTCACATGCTTCCTCATGTTAGGCATACTGCTGCTATGATTACATTGGATCATGCATTTATTacagatgatcatgtgaagagtggaccAATGTCTGAGAActgtgaggtaactgctggaactcaAATATTAGCGACTACTCTCTCCATGAAGGGAAAGTGCTTTTTTTGTGGAGGTCCCTATCATATTCGTGCACACTGTCCAGCTCGGGATTCCATTCgcaataaatgtggcaagaaggggcactttgcaaaagcgtgcctgtctaaatctgcatatggaggtaaatctacaacagctacagtatttgatccctcacagtcaTCTGTTCTTGCGGCTAATGCTGATACTTCTTTTCCTCAGAGCCTTTATCGGGCTGCTACCTCGACAACAAATAAAGGACGGAAAATGACAGCCCTTGACGACTCGTGCAGCAatgacagttatatagatgaagatgTAGCATGGAAATTgaagctaccaatacatcccactgataaagacGTTACTTTAGCACATACAAGCTCTCCAGGTTATGTCAAAgtagacttgactcttcatcttaatggagaaacttatccatccacacgtctagcagtaatgaaggatttatgttcagaagtattacttggtcaggacttccaagagcagcatcagaaagtgactattgaatacTGTGGGCTGAAACCAGCACTCAACTTATCTGATGCTAACCCCTACTGTTAG